The following proteins are encoded in a genomic region of Opisthocomus hoazin isolate bOpiHoa1 chromosome 4, bOpiHoa1.hap1, whole genome shotgun sequence:
- the LOC104334389 gene encoding serine palmitoyltransferase small subunit B — protein MDIKSMKNCLYWLYCQFELITCSYLMEPWEKLLFYTFNITVLLLLSYTAYVFVPAHISTAFQFFLYLFGNQHENTVSIVK, from the coding sequence ATGGATATTAAGAGCATGAAGAACTGTCTCTATTGGCTGTACTGCCAGTTTGAACTCATCACCTGCAGCTATCTCATGGAGCCCTGGGAAAAACTGCTCTTCTACACTTTCAACATTACTGTATTACTTCTGCTGTCATATACTGCGTACGTCTTTGTCCCTGCCCACATAAGCACAGCTTTTCAATTCTTCTTGTACTTATTTGGAAACCAGCATGAAAATACTGTTTCTATCGTGAAGTAA